The DNA sequence GGCCACCTCCACACTCGTGCCGTCCCAAGCCACCACCCGCAGGCCATGCCAGAAGACTCCCGGCGTCTCTTTGGTGCCTACCGGTCCGCACACTCGGTCGAACAGCAATGCCAACGGTGCGGTTCCCAGACGACGGCGGGCCTGCCGCAGTGCCGCCGCCGACGGGTCAGGCACCAAATGGCCGGGCATCCCGGCGGTCAGCGCCACCCACACCCCCCGATAGCCACAATCACCGAACAAGGTCATGGCCAGTACGAAGTACACGACCACCCGGGCCGGCAGCATCCGCACCCGCTTCTCGAACCGTCCAGTGGCGGCCAGCACCTCATCGACCAGAACCGGCGGCACCCACCGGGTCAGCACCCCCAACTGACCGGGCTTCCATACCCCGGACCGGCCACGCGACCGCGGCGCGGTGGCACACTGAACAGACAACGGAGCCCCCTCCGACTGCGACTTCGACACTCACAGTCCGACAGGGGCTCCGTTGCCACGTCAACCAAACCCAACGCGCCCTTGACACACCACGCCACCAGCTAACTTCCCGGTCTTGGGCTTTAGGCAGCCACTTTGGGGCGAGCCTCTAAGATCATGGCCCCAACGTCGTGCTTTACCGGGCAGGTCCACTACCTGCCCGACGCGCCGCAAGCTTACGGGGCCATGATCACTCGCCCCAAAGCAGCTCCAGCCCAAACCCGCTCCGCCGACCTGGTGCGGCACCGATGGCGCCGCTGGTCATACTAAGCGATATTGAACGCCTTCCAAAGGCCTGGATGAACTACAAGCTTATCTTCGACCACAAGGGCTGAATGAGGATTGCGATACTTAAAGCGATAGTATTGTTCATAACCGCCGGCAGGACCCTCTTCAGTAACATTCCCGATAAAGCTGTTATCGAAAAGCGCGGCTATTGCACTGTGCAGGTCAAATCGACCCTTGAAGCGGGGATCGGAATCCACTTTAACAGCAAGATCGCCATAGGAAACCTGTCTACGCCGCAGAGTCCCGAGAAGTTCTACAATGGATGCAATTTGATTTTGATCGAAATACGCACTTAGCGCATCACGCATTTCCCCAACAAAATATGTTTGCGAATATTCGGTAGCCCCCGCCTTTACCGAATTGCCAGGGATTATGCCTGAAGTTGCGGCATGCTTTTGAACGATCTTCAACAGCTGCAAAAGATCACGTGGTGTATGCCTCGTCTGCTTCAGGAGGAATGCCGTTGCACTATCGGCATCAATCCTAGGTTCGAAATACTCCTCAAAAACGTTGGATGAGTTCCTATCCACCAGTCGCGCTCGCATATTTGCCAGCTTCACCAGATGGCTCACTCGAAAGTCTCGCGGGTTTTGATACCAATTAAGTTCCAAGCCGTAATCGCTCTGGATCTTTCCTCCTTTGGTAAGCTCCAGCCTGGCGTAAAGATCCGTTCGGCAGCAGATCACAACCTTGATCGGTGCACTAGATTCACGGTAAAGCTTATTGAGGTCAGAGACCGCCTGAACGAGACCGCCCAGCATCTCCTTGCGCCCCTCCTGGATGAGGGATAGGTCATCGAGCCCATCTACGAAGAAGTAGTGACGCCGCTGGCTCTTAAATTCGGAGGTAGCTCGCTGTAGGTAAGCGAGCCAATCGCCGATACGACTCGCGTCGGTACTGCGCTGGAATTCCGCGCTCACGTTGGCTGGTAACCCAATTGCCCCCTGAGGAAGACCAGCCGTCGCGGTTACCTTTTCGGCACGGAATCTCTTCATAGTGGCAGGACTCTGAGCCGTTACGCCATGCTTCTCCAACTGTTTACATACAGCAGCGATCCGCTTCTTCGACTTGGAATCGGCCTGCCCGTCACCGTTGATCCCGCATGCGATCTGAACCATCAATTGGAGAGCCCACCCGAATCGATGCCTTAGATGGGCGTCGATAGAGTCAGGCACGACCCCTTTGAACTCTTTGAGCGGAAGGCTGTCGACAAGGATTGGATCGTGTGCTGCATATTGGCTCGGTGCACCGCCTGCCAGGACCTGAAGCCTTGCGCCAATGGCCGACTTACCGGAACCCTTGTAACCCAGCAGAAGGAATTCGTGAGAATCTACGACCTTACCTTCGATTCCATCCAGATCGTAATACCCATCACGCAGCAGCTTTGGAGAAATACTAAACTCGCTCGCCGAGTCGGCATATCCGAAGTCGAACTGCTTGAAACTCGAAGTCGCCACCATATCGAGATGGTAGCAGCAGGGCCACGCACGGTGACCAACCTTGGAGAAAATGTCGACTTACCTGGCTCTGTGGTGGGCTCCCCGAACCACGAAGCCCCAATACCCGAGCGCCCTCGGGCCGTCCTGAGGCCGTAGAAGGGCGCTCAACGATGACCGATGTCAATAGCTACCGGCAGCTCAGCGGCAGGTGGGGACGTTGATCGACTACAACGGGCGTCGACGATCAGTTGTCGCTGCACAGACCTGGACTCGCGCACAATTGAAATCAGGAACACGCTCTTCTACCAAGTGCGTTCAGCGGTGGGATGACGCACTCAACGTCGCCCCGGAACCACGGGCTACCAGAGTTGTACGTGCGCGAGAGGGAGGAGACAGGCCGCACCAGATGCGCACCAGAACGGGCGGTCAACCACGGTCAACAGCGGCGATCCCGGGACTGTGCTCGACGAGCGCAAAGTGGCGTTCTTGCAGGTCAGCGGTCACATATTCGCTTTAGCGCCGGTGATTCCCAAGCTCAGGTCCTGCGCCTTGCCGCTCAGGACGAGGAGTCGAAGCCAGTACGACGATCGAGGTGGAACGGACGGCCCGGAGCTGCTGGGGTCCAGCCTGCGCGAAGAGCGAGCTCGATCGCCTCGGCAACGTCGGCGGGCAGGGCAGGCTTGGCCTCGCGCCCGACCCAGTTGCTCGGGTGCGGCTGGTTGGTCGTGACTACGAGCGTGGTCCCGGGAACGTCTGCGTGCTCGACCGCGAACGTGCACGGTGACCAGGCCAGGCCCTGGAGGTAGGTCGGCCTGCGTCGCAGACGCCAGCGGTAGGCCGTGCCGTCGACCACGATCCGTCGTGATCCCTTGCGGACCAGTGCCATGACTCCCCCTTCAGTAGCGAAGATGCTAGCGAGCCCGGCACCGCCGTCCGTCTCAGTTTCCGTCTCATTCAGTGCCGTTCGATGCCGTTCAGGCGAGACCGGAGGCGGTCTCCGCGCTGATGACCGGGCCGCGCATGAACGCAGGTGAACGGCCATGTACTTAGCTCAGCGAGCCTCCAACAGACTTGGAAAGCGTGTTGGGGGCAACCCCTCACGAGTTCGAATCTCGTATCCTCCGCCTCCGCCCAGCAGGGCAGATGAAGGGTCCGGACCGATCGCGGTCCGGGCCCTTCGTCGTTTGTCGTCTCATCCGCGGTCTCGACGAGACGTGCCGGCGCCCTTCGGTCCCAGCGGCCATGGCGGGGGGACGACCGCCCCATGATCTGCGTCACCACTCGTTCCGGGACGCCGAGGATGAGCGGCACCGTGGCGGCGGTGTGGCTCGTTCGAGGGCGGGGGACGCCACCGATGAGTTTGGGGGGCTGCGGCGGTCTGAAGGGGGAAGCGTGCACCGACCGCCTGCTCCGGAGGGCCTCATGAGGAAGATCGTTGCCAGTCTGTTCATCTCGCTCGACGGTGTCGTGGAGGCACCCGATCAGTGGCACTTCCCCTACTTCAACGACGAGATGGGCGCCGCCGTCGACGCGACCCTCGGCGTGGCGGACACCATCCTGCTGGGCCGTAGGACCTACGACAGCTTCGCCGGGGCGTGGCCGGACCGGGAGAGGGCCGGCGGTGAGGACGCCGGGTTCGCCAAGAAGCTCGGCGACACTCGGAAGATCGTCGTATCGCGCCAGGATCTCGAATTCGGCTGGCGGAACTCCGAACAGCTCAAGGGGGAGTTGGTGGACGCCGCCACCGCGGTGAAGGGCGAATCGGGTGGGACTGTCGCCGTGAGCGGTTCGGTCTCGGTCGTGCGGCAGTTGCTGGCTCATGGGCTGCTGGATGAGTTGCACCTGCTGGTGCACCCGATCGCGGTGCGCAGGGGCATGCGGCTGTTCGACGAGGGGGAGCCCACGATCGCGTTGCGGCTGGTCTCGTCCGCCGCCTTCCGTACCGGTGTGCTGCACCTGGTCTACGCCCCGGCCGAGCCGGCGGACGACGCCACCTACGACGATGCGAAAGTCCACCTGCCCCGGCACGATGCGTAGCACCGGTCCGGGGCGGGTGGCTGCCGCCGCTGGGCGGTCAGGCCCGGACGGCGCCGTCCGCCGGGGTCGCGGGGGCGGTCGGGGCGGTCGGGGCGGTCGGGGCGGGTCCGCTCGCCGGGCGGCTGGTGGCCAGGAGGAGCACTGCGACGATGGCCTGGATACCGATGATCATGGCCTGCGTCACGGGGACCTTGACGTCCAGCAGGACCATCGTCGTGTTGACCGCGAAGTGCACCGCGATCGACGCCACGACGCCGGCGCGTTCGTAGGCGGAGGCGGTCAGCATGGCCATCGGGATGGTGCTGACGGCGAAGAGCACGCCGCCCGGGGTGTTCAGGCCCAGTTCCTTCTGCGGGGTTCCGTCGATGAAGAACAGCGGCAGGTGCCATACGGCCCAGATGACACCCAGCACCAGGCCGACCTGCAAGCGGCCCATCGACGCGCGCATCCTCGGGTAGGCGGTGCCGCGCCAGCCCGGCTCCTCGGACAGCGGACCGGAGATCACCATGCTGACGAGGAACGCCGCGGGCCCGCCCATGTCGTTCATCACGTCCTTCGCGCCCTCCCAGCTCAGCGCGGGGCCACCCGCTTCGTGTGCCAGCAGCGCGGCGGACAGCACGCTTGCCGAGGCCAGCACCAGCAGCAGCGGCGCCCAGAACAGGGTGCTCCGCCGGAACCGGACCGCGTGTTCGGGGACGGGCTCGCCGCGCCGCCTGCGGCGGACCCGGATCACCAAAGCGCCTATCAACGGGCCGAAGGCACCGACGAGATAGGGCAGGGCCGCGGGGGACTTCATCGCCTCTCCGCCGATCCCGATGGCCGCGGACCACGACACCCAGCTCACGCCGAAGGCGATGACCATGAAGAGGATGAGGTCGCTTCGGCGGCGGTCGGGGGCGGAGGGGGTCGCGGGGTGTGCGGGGCGGGCGGGGTGGACGGAGGTCGCGTAGTTTGAAGTAGGCATGCCAAATTCCTGTGTCCGGTGTCCGTTGGGTTGTCTTACGCGCGGTGGAGGGGGCGGGCGCTCGTGCGCGGGCGCCGGGCCCGGCTCAGAAGGAGGTCGTTCGCCCCTCGGTGGGCATCTGCCCCGGGGTCGCGTCGAGTTGGCGGGCGAGCCAGCTGGTGACGAGGGTCAGGAGGTCGGGGTCGACCGGGTCGCGCAGAAGGCGGCGGTAGGAGCGGAGGGTGTGGTGCGCCGGGTCGCGGCGCAGGACGTGAGTGAGGTCGGGCACTCGGTGGATCTCCGTCTTGCCCGGCACCAGCCGGTCGATCTCGACCAAGTCGGCCGGGTCGACCTGGACGTCCTTGTCGCCGGTGACGGCCAGGACGGGCGCGTGGATGGCCACGAGGTCGTCACGGGTGTCGTGGACGAGGTTTTCCCGCAT is a window from the Streptomyces luomodiensis genome containing:
- a CDS encoding CPBP family intramembrane glutamic endopeptidase, whose product is MPTSNYATSVHPARPAHPATPSAPDRRRSDLILFMVIAFGVSWVSWSAAIGIGGEAMKSPAALPYLVGAFGPLIGALVIRVRRRRRGEPVPEHAVRFRRSTLFWAPLLLVLASASVLSAALLAHEAGGPALSWEGAKDVMNDMGGPAAFLVSMVISGPLSEEPGWRGTAYPRMRASMGRLQVGLVLGVIWAVWHLPLFFIDGTPQKELGLNTPGGVLFAVSTIPMAMLTASAYERAGVVASIAVHFAVNTTMVLLDVKVPVTQAMIIGIQAIVAVLLLATSRPASGPAPTAPTAPTAPATPADGAVRA
- a CDS encoding dihydrofolate reductase family protein; this translates as MRKIVASLFISLDGVVEAPDQWHFPYFNDEMGAAVDATLGVADTILLGRRTYDSFAGAWPDRERAGGEDAGFAKKLGDTRKIVVSRQDLEFGWRNSEQLKGELVDAATAVKGESGGTVAVSGSVSVVRQLLAHGLLDELHLLVHPIAVRRGMRLFDEGEPTIALRLVSSAAFRTGVLHLVYAPAEPADDATYDDAKVHLPRHDA
- a CDS encoding P-loop ATPase, Sll1717 family, producing MVATSSFKQFDFGYADSASEFSISPKLLRDGYYDLDGIEGKVVDSHEFLLLGYKGSGKSAIGARLQVLAGGAPSQYAAHDPILVDSLPLKEFKGVVPDSIDAHLRHRFGWALQLMVQIACGINGDGQADSKSKKRIAAVCKQLEKHGVTAQSPATMKRFRAEKVTATAGLPQGAIGLPANVSAEFQRSTDASRIGDWLAYLQRATSEFKSQRRHYFFVDGLDDLSLIQEGRKEMLGGLVQAVSDLNKLYRESSAPIKVVICCRTDLYARLELTKGGKIQSDYGLELNWYQNPRDFRVSHLVKLANMRARLVDRNSSNVFEEYFEPRIDADSATAFLLKQTRHTPRDLLQLLKIVQKHAATSGIIPGNSVKAGATEYSQTYFVGEMRDALSAYFDQNQIASIVELLGTLRRRQVSYGDLAVKVDSDPRFKGRFDLHSAIAALFDNSFIGNVTEEGPAGGYEQYYRFKYRNPHSALVVEDKLVVHPGLWKAFNIA